ATTCCTTCATGGGTTTACTGAACAAGTTCCGCGCCCTGATCAACAACGATCCTTACAGGGCTGGGAATCTTCTGTCCTGCCTTGCGCAGTGCATCCTTTGCTTCTTTAAAGTGATTTTTGTTAACGGAAACAGTGAAGATTTTCTGTCCTACGGATACTCTTGCTGCGGTGCCTACGGCTTTGCCGAACGCTCCTCTCATACCACTGGACACACGGTCTGCACCCGCGCCGGTTGCTTGCTTGTTTTCCCTGAGGACTTCATGGGGATAAACACGGAGCTTCAGGTGATAGCCTGTACGGCCAGCCGCTGCAATCATGTGTCTGTTAGATGTAATACGTGCGGCTTCAAGAGCTGTGTGCCTGATCTGGCATTTCTCTTCTACTAAAAGTGATAACTTAATTGGGAACTCGGCAGTCTTGTTACCCATGTCGTAGTGAATAATGTGACTTCCCGGAACACCACCCATGTATTTCCTGCGGGTGTATGAGCGCTGTTTAATGTTCCTGTACATGCTTGCTGGTTTTCTTACCATGGAATATAGGCCTCCTTAGATAATTGGTATAGCAGAAATTTAATCTCTGAAACGGTCTGCTACCTATTGTGATTTTCGTATTTTAATTTGGTGGTTTGTTACCTTTAGATGGGCTCCGTTATTACGTAGGGGTTTATAAGCCTTATTGGTGGTTGGGCCGAACACACGACAAATGGCTTTAATATTTTCAAGGTAATATTCATGACCATGACTTCAGTTGTTGAAGAACATAAGAAGGGAACCCTGAACTCATATAAGTTTGCAGTAATCACGGTTTCCACTTCACGCTACAATGATTACGGATCAGTGGATTCTCCCGCAAAAGCTGAAGATATTTCCGGGGAAAAGATGATACGATCCATCGAAAAAGAAGGTAACAACGTGATAGGTTACTCTCTTGTTTCTGATGACATTGATCTAATTCGGGCTGCAGTAAGGGGTTATCTGGGCACTGCGGATGTTATTGTAACAAGCGGGGGGACCGGACTTGCAGCATCTGATGTAACGATAGAAGCCTTGACGCCATTATTCAGTAAATCCCTGCCTGGTTTTGGAGAATTATTCAGGTATAAAAGCATTGATCAAATTGGATCAGCTGTTATACTTACAAGGGCAGCCGCCGGAATATCGGATGGTACTGCAATCTTCTGTCTTCCGGGATCGCCAAAGGCAGTGGAACTTGCGATGGAGGAGATTATCCTTCCGGAGGCAGGGCATATAATGAGGCATCTCCCCGACTGATCAGGACGTAGCGTCCTTAAACTATATATATAACTCACAACATTTTTTAGAATCTTCCCTTATTGATAGGGAAGTGTTATTAATGATTTTATCATATAGTCATGATAATCATATTTATGAGGATTTATTAACTCTTCAGCATTCTGGAAGATGCGCATGGAAGGCTATTTGCTGGGAATAAAGGAACTTGATGATCTTATTGGTGGCATCAAGGAAGGGACTAACCTTATGCTCCTAGGTCCTCCTATGAGTGGAAAGGATAGTATTGTCAATAACATACTTTATACCGGATTAGACGACAGCAATGCTTCTGTTTTGGTTTCGACCCGCGAACCCGGTGAAAATGTTCTTGAATGGTTCCTGAAACATGATCCTGATATGGATACATCCAGTCTGGGTATAGTGGATTGTGTAACCAAGACTCTCGGAATTGCCGCAGAGGATACTGACAACATCAAAAGGGTATCGAGTCCTGTAGATCTTACAGGTATCGGTGTTCGTATCAGTCAGTATTTTGAGGAACTCTGGATGAAAAAAGAAAATCCTCCAATTCGCTTGTGCATTAATTCCCTTTCAACCGTCTTGATGTATTCCAATTTACAGACGGTTTTCCGTTTCCTTCACGTATTTACAGGAAGGATCAAGGCTGCAAAAGGGCTAGGCCTGTTTGTTGTGGAAGACCAAATGCACGATCCGCAAACAATAGCAACCCTCAAACAGTTGTTTGATGGTATGATCGAAATAAAAGAGCATGAATCAGGCCATATGATTCGGGTTGTGGGTTTGTCTCCGCGCCCTACTCCCTGGTTTGACTATGTCATAGAGGATTCGGGAATAACTTTTTCTAAAGCTGGAGATTGATTGCCTTATCTTCCTCAATGGGGCAGTTATATATACCAAATCACACTTTCTGGCGTTAGGTGTTCATAATGGATAAGGCTAAACAGCTGCAACTCAGATCTGAAGCTTCGCAGCTAAAACCGCTGCTTAATGTTGGCAAAAAGGGACTTGATGATTCAGTTATTGATGAAATAAAGAAACAACTCAAGGCTCGCCGGCTTATTAAAATCAAGGTTCTTCGCAGCGCGGAAGAAGAGATGGATGTAAAAGCAATTGGTGAAGAACTCAGCCGCCTGACTTCAAGTGAACTTATTGATGTCAGAGGTCGTGCAGTCGTACTTTACAGGTGAGGGTAGAATCCCTTCATCTGATTCCGTATCAATTTGCTTTACTTTTCCCCACATACCATCCTACTACCACGGGAACCCAACACAAGTTTGCAGCAATTGTTTCAAATGCTGTAAATGTCTGTGTAGTAGGACTAAATCCTAGTATGCGTGCAGACAGAAGGCCTATAGGTACCAGCAAAATGATGGCCAGACTCGCCATCATGACAGGGTGCTTTGTATATGCAACCATGGCCTGATTCAAGGAACCTTCTTTTCGCCTAAGATAAATCATGCCGGAGATATTGGCTCCGATTTGGTCACTTAGTGCATAAAAGTAAGGGATGTAAAATCCCTGTATCCCGTAAACATCAACACCTGCTAACCGACTTGCAATATCGATTATCCATGGAATGGCAAGTCCGAAAAGCTTTCCCCATCCATATGCCTGGGCCATGGTTCCCGACATATTGCCCATTCTCTGTCGTATCGCATAGACTCCTTCGAGAATTGATTCTCCTTCCCCCGAAAGCGTCCTGACAATCCATTGCCCGAAAGGATTTGTCTGTTGTCCCTGAAAATCAAGAAATATGGCAGCAATCAGTCCCATCAGGTATCCGGGAATTGTATATTTGAGAAGATCTCCAAAACCTTCTTCCTCTATTTCATTCATTTCGTCCTGCACAAAAGAACACTTTAAAGTCCATTATTAATAAAAAACAGTTAAACTCCTTCGCCCGAAACTACGTCTATTTTCTGGATTATTATTAGTTCATTGGGAAGAAGTCCCTTAAGAATCTGAATAATCTCTGTTATTTTTTCTTCTTTTTCAACCACCTGAACGACTACAGGAAGCTCGCTGGACAGCCGAAGTATGCTGGATGTATGTATCTTGCTGTGGACTCCGTAACCTTCAATTCCACGAAAAGCAGTCGCACCTGCAATTTTATTCTCTTTTAGTAATTCGATAACTGCTTCGTATGCAGGCCTTCCGTCAATTTGATCATTTTCACTCAGGTACAAAATCATGAGGACATGTTGCAATCTCTCACCCATTTGCTGTTATGCCACTGGGATTAGATTAAGGTTGCCAGTAACCATCCCAATCCTGCTCCAATTAGGCAAAATGTCACATTTGAAGCTATGTTTGTGAAAGAGAGATAAAATGAACCTTCTTCCATCAGGTGGAATGACTCGTAGGCAAAGGTGGAGAAGGTTGTGAACGAACCCAGTGTACCGATTGTTACCGGGTAAATGATGTCACTTCCGATTGTGGAATACGTAAAGAAAGCGAGGATAAAGGTTCCGATTGTGTTTACGGTAAGGGTTCCTGTGGGTAGCCCATTGATTGAAGGCATGGCTCCGGAAACAAGAAACCGGAGGCAAGCTCCGATGCTTCCCCCGAGTCCCACAAGCAGCATACTTGTTAATATTGCCATTGTTACCACACCCTTCTTTGATAAAGGAATGATCCTGTGCGTGCGAGGTATACGACAAACATGGCAATCCCTATGTTTCCCGCAACATTTGCCATTGCCAGCAATGGATTCATCGTTACTGTTTGCATAATAAAAGTGGAAAATGTGGTGAATGAGCCCATAAACCCTATTCCCAGGAATAGTTTCAGTTGAGAGTAGGAAGATCCTGTATATTCAAAATAGTATATCAGCAGTCCAAGAAGGAAACTCCCGGCCACGTTAACAAAAAAAGTGTCTATTGGATTGTACAGCCATTCGAATACCAGGAAGCGACTTACAGAACCCAGAAATCCGCCTACAGCTACATAAAAAACAGGAAGAGGTATTTTCACACCAGTCCTCCACTACAAATATCGTTATCCACCGGATACTGGTGGAAACATAGCAATTTCGTCGGAATCTGAAATTTTGGTCTCAAGGCCGTCAAGATGCTGTATGTTGTCTCCGTTGACGAGTATGTTGATGTAACCCCTGATTTTTCCATCTTCCAAGACCATGTCTTCCAGTGATGGATATTTTGCTATCAGGTTTATGAGGAGATCGTTGATGTTTTCTCCGGGAACCTCAACGCTTGAAGCTCCTGCAACCTCACGCAAATTGGCAAAAAGCTTGATCTTCTTCAGAGCCATGGCTGGCAAATTGGAGTTGATACTTATAAAATTATCCACAAAAAAGATATTTTGGTGGGATAGCGCGGATTTGAACCGCAGTCCAAGCGTCCCAAACGCTCGAGGATGGACCAGGCTACCCTACTATCCCGCCTTGTCTGACCCTTACATACACCTTCTAGTAAATATACCTAACTATTGAAAGAAGCCTTTGTTGGGCGTTATTCCCAGCGCTTATAGATGTCGTGTTCAACTCCCAAAAGATCCAGTACTCTTCCCGCCATGAAATTAATAAGATCATCAATGGTTTCAGGTTTGTTGTAGAATGCAGGGGATGCCGGCAGGATGTCTGCGCCAGCCTGTTTGAGCCTGAGGAGATTTTCAAGATGAATCTGGTTATATGGTGTTTCCCTTACCATGAGAATGACTTTTCGTCTTTCTTTCAGGCAAACATCAGCCGTTCTTTCAATAAGATTGTCCGAAAAACCATTTGCAATTGCTGCAACAGTTTTCATGCTGCATGGTGCCACAACGAGTGCATCATATTTGTGGGATCCACTGGCAATCGGGGCTGTAAAATCCCTTTCATCGTAAACTGCAGATGCCAGTTTCTTGATGTTTTCAACATCATGATCGGTTTCTATGTTGATAATTTTCTCTGCCGCGTTTGTAATTACAAGGTGGGTCGTGACTCCCATTTCAGACAGTACTTCAAGTAAACGGATTCCGTATTGTGCACCGGATGCCCCGCTTATGCCTATGGCAACTTCCATTTAGTTTCCCTCCATCATAGTGATCATTTCATCTGCCATCTCATAAGAAACTGCTGTTATTTCTTCAATTTCCCTTTTGGTAATGTTGTCAAAATGGATTCCCGTGATAAATACTACGTTTTTTGAGGTTGCCTCACTAATCAGCCTTGATAGTGGTTGGCTGATAATATCGTCCAGGTGCCCCGGAAGTGTGATGACTGAAGATGAAGCGAACTTCTTGCTTTTGTCGTATGTTGAAACAGCCGCCGCTCCTATGTGCTCATCTCCACCAGAAAGAACTGCAATGAGATCATCCCCAAGCTGCATATAGTTAAGAGTCAGTTTTCCTCTTGAGGTTATCTTTTTAATTTCTTTCATACGGGCCTCCTCAAAGATCAGTCAACCGGTATTGCCTGGTTTGCTTTTTCACATCAAAAAAGCTTTCTGCCACTTTCCTCACCTTGTCACGATGCTCTTTCGGGGTATAAACACCCATTCTCCAGTTATCTCGATGTGCATTTTCCAGTGTTGCAACAATGTGTGAAGCCTGATCAAGGTAGAGCATTTTCCCGTTGGATTTTATCTGGGCATTCATTTCCTCTATCTGTGAAAGCCCGGGAATGTCTATCAGGATGTCCTTTTCCTCGAGGTCGGCATCCTCTGCGATTTCCTTTTCAATCCGGTGAACGTTCTTGCGATGCTTGAGCACTTTCTCATCAACGCTTTCAAAACCAGCATAAAGCGCCCGTTTGTACAGGTGACGCTCGTTAATTCTCTGCATCAT
The DNA window shown above is from Methanohalophilus levihalophilus and carries:
- the lpdD gene encoding prenylated flavin chaperone LpdD; protein product: MKEIKKITSRGKLTLNYMQLGDDLIAVLSGGDEHIGAAAVSTYDKSKKFASSSVITLPGHLDDIISQPLSRLISEATSKNVVFITGIHFDNITKREIEEITAVSYEMADEMITMMEGN
- a CDS encoding ubiquitin-like small modifier protein 1 — its product is MALKKIKLFANLREVAGASSVEVPGENINDLLINLIAKYPSLEDMVLEDGKIRGYINILVNGDNIQHLDGLETKISDSDEIAMFPPVSGG
- a CDS encoding DUF190 domain-containing protein, translated to MGERLQHVLMILYLSENDQIDGRPAYEAVIELLKENKIAGATAFRGIEGYGVHSKIHTSSILRLSSELPVVVQVVEKEEKITEIIQILKGLLPNELIIIQKIDVVSGEGV
- a CDS encoding 50S ribosomal protein L16 — protein: MVRKPASMYRNIKQRSYTRRKYMGGVPGSHIIHYDMGNKTAEFPIKLSLLVEEKCQIRHTALEAARITSNRHMIAAAGRTGYHLKLRVYPHEVLRENKQATGAGADRVSSGMRGAFGKAVGTAARVSVGQKIFTVSVNKNHFKEAKDALRKAGQKIPSPVRIVVDQGAELVQ
- a CDS encoding MogA/MoaB family molybdenum cofactor biosynthesis protein, which produces MTSVVEEHKKGTLNSYKFAVITVSTSRYNDYGSVDSPAKAEDISGEKMIRSIEKEGNNVIGYSLVSDDIDLIRAAVRGYLGTADVIVTSGGTGLAASDVTIEALTPLFSKSLPGFGELFRYKSIDQIGSAVILTRAAAGISDGTAIFCLPGSPKAVELAMEEIILPEAGHIMRHLPD
- a CDS encoding YhbY family RNA-binding protein; the encoded protein is MDKAKQLQLRSEASQLKPLLNVGKKGLDDSVIDEIKKQLKARRLIKIKVLRSAEEEMDVKAIGEELSRLTSSELIDVRGRAVVLYR
- a CDS encoding UbiX family flavin prenyltransferase — its product is MEVAIGISGASGAQYGIRLLEVLSEMGVTTHLVITNAAEKIINIETDHDVENIKKLASAVYDERDFTAPIASGSHKYDALVVAPCSMKTVAAIANGFSDNLIERTADVCLKERRKVILMVRETPYNQIHLENLLRLKQAGADILPASPAFYNKPETIDDLINFMAGRVLDLLGVEHDIYKRWE
- a CDS encoding fluoride efflux transporter FluC codes for the protein MAILTSMLLVGLGGSIGACLRFLVSGAMPSINGLPTGTLTVNTIGTFILAFFTYSTIGSDIIYPVTIGTLGSFTTFSTFAYESFHLMEEGSFYLSFTNIASNVTFCLIGAGLGWLLATLI
- a CDS encoding RAD55 family ATPase, whose product is MEGYLLGIKELDDLIGGIKEGTNLMLLGPPMSGKDSIVNNILYTGLDDSNASVLVSTREPGENVLEWFLKHDPDMDTSSLGIVDCVTKTLGIAAEDTDNIKRVSSPVDLTGIGVRISQYFEELWMKKENPPIRLCINSLSTVLMYSNLQTVFRFLHVFTGRIKAAKGLGLFVVEDQMHDPQTIATLKQLFDGMIEIKEHESGHMIRVVGLSPRPTPWFDYVIEDSGITFSKAGD
- the crcB gene encoding fluoride efflux transporter CrcB; the protein is MKIPLPVFYVAVGGFLGSVSRFLVFEWLYNPIDTFFVNVAGSFLLGLLIYYFEYTGSSYSQLKLFLGIGFMGSFTTFSTFIMQTVTMNPLLAMANVAGNIGIAMFVVYLARTGSFLYQRRVW